From a single Pseudoalteromonas nigrifaciens genomic region:
- the fabB gene encoding beta-ketoacyl-ACP synthase I: MRRAVITGIGVVSSIGNNKEEVLESLKTGRSGIAFNQEFADYKLRSNVSGKIDIDVKEHVDRKAMRFMGDAAAYSYISMTQAIADSGLSDEQVSNERTGIIVGSGGGSSKWQVEAADILREKGVKRVGPYMVPRTMASTTSACLATPFKIKGVNYSISSACATSAHCIGNAVEQIQLGKQDVVFAGGGEELHWTLAMEFDAMGALSTKYNETPEKASRTYDANRDGFVISGGGGIVVVEELEHALARGAHIYAEIVGYGATSDGYDMVAPSGEGAARCMRQAMQDVKSIDYLNTHGTSTPVGDVKELGAIQDVFGGNSPMISATKAMTGHALGAAGVHEAIFSLLMLEHGFVAPSINIDELDEQAAGLDIVTERRDVELNTVMSNSFGFGGTNATLVMSKYKG; the protein is encoded by the coding sequence ATGAGAAGAGCCGTAATTACAGGTATCGGTGTTGTATCAAGTATTGGTAACAACAAAGAAGAAGTATTAGAATCGTTAAAAACAGGCCGTAGTGGCATTGCGTTTAACCAAGAATTTGCCGATTACAAGCTACGTAGCAACGTGTCGGGTAAAATTGATATTGACGTTAAAGAACATGTTGACCGCAAAGCAATGCGTTTTATGGGTGATGCTGCTGCCTATTCTTATATTTCAATGACGCAAGCGATTGCAGACTCAGGTTTATCTGACGAGCAAGTGTCAAACGAGCGCACGGGTATTATAGTTGGTTCTGGTGGTGGCTCATCTAAATGGCAAGTAGAAGCGGCTGATATTTTACGCGAAAAAGGCGTAAAGCGTGTAGGTCCTTATATGGTGCCACGTACTATGGCAAGCACCACGTCGGCATGTTTAGCAACTCCGTTTAAAATTAAAGGTGTTAATTACTCTATTAGCTCGGCATGTGCTACATCAGCGCATTGTATTGGTAATGCAGTAGAACAAATTCAACTTGGCAAGCAAGATGTTGTTTTTGCTGGTGGTGGTGAAGAGCTGCACTGGACTTTAGCAATGGAATTTGACGCTATGGGCGCACTTTCTACTAAGTATAACGAAACACCAGAAAAAGCATCACGTACGTATGATGCAAACCGCGATGGTTTTGTTATATCTGGTGGTGGCGGTATTGTTGTGGTTGAAGAGCTTGAACATGCTCTTGCACGTGGTGCGCATATTTACGCAGAGATTGTTGGCTATGGTGCAACGTCTGATGGTTACGACATGGTTGCTCCTTCTGGCGAAGGTGCTGCACGCTGTATGCGCCAAGCTATGCAAGACGTAAAAAGTATTGATTATTTAAATACGCATGGCACATCTACTCCAGTAGGCGATGTTAAAGAGCTTGGCGCGATTCAAGACGTATTTGGTGGTAATTCACCAATGATCAGCGCAACTAAAGCAATGACAGGTCACGCCCTCGGTGCGGCGGGTGTTCACGAGGCTATTTTTTCACTATTAATGCTAGAGCATGGCTTTGTTGCACCATCAATTAATATTGATGAACTAGACGAGCAAGCTGCAGGTCTTGATATTGTGACTGAACGTCGTGATGTTGAGTTAAATACTGTAATGTCGAATAGCTTTGGCTTTGGTGGTACAAATGCCACTTTAGTTATGAGTAAATATAAAGGTTAA
- the mnmC gene encoding bifunctional tRNA (5-methylaminomethyl-2-thiouridine)(34)-methyltransferase MnmD/FAD-dependent 5-carboxymethylaminomethyl-2-thiouridine(34) oxidoreductase MnmC — translation MIKNANIHFNHQGTPVANDFDDIYYSDDNGLAESYYVFYQQNNIDTRLQSHDQAHFVIAETGFGTGLNFLNTCQHFTDHLARQQVQKQLDYGVKRLHFIAFEKHPLSISDLSKILKVWPELNLLSEQLISQYPINLAGCHRLEFNNGTIVLDLYFGDALESIKTMSYPRSGIVDAWFLDGFAPSKNPDMWQQSLFDTMVNISKIGATLATFTAAGFVRRGLTDAGFTMQKVKGFAHKRSMLIGTLKHTNDTQSAPSYFNHDVSPLTNVAVIGGGIASSCILYSLAKRGISSQLFCQDAAPAMGASHNVQGAVYPHLQAKNSPHSELFAHSFLYAKRLYKQLLNDGFSFDHSWCGVLQHAVKQPLTDRHENLAQQQLWPQTLMRNVTAEQGDTIAGVTTGYSGVYFEQGGWVNPPQLVNAMLSAAHCLSPYESTFNCHIEQLEKTSNGWLLFSNGKQFGPFSDVIICAGEHSDAFAQTKVLPIVGVRGQVSHVQSSEQSTKLKTVLCHKGYFTPAYLDHHCMGATFEKNTKSRQVTEQDNLSNREQLLNFYGHCNFATSLGNITAAKAAVRCSFIDHLPMAGEWVEQSDYLTAFANLRLGKRYQYQALSKKQQGLHIFTGFGARALCSAPLCSEHLISSLNNEPRPLSERVSQAIHPARFIVRDLIRNKI, via the coding sequence ATGATAAAAAACGCCAACATTCACTTTAACCACCAAGGCACACCTGTTGCCAATGACTTCGATGATATTTATTATTCTGACGATAATGGCTTAGCTGAATCTTATTATGTGTTTTATCAGCAAAACAATATAGATACACGGTTACAAAGCCATGACCAAGCACATTTTGTTATAGCCGAAACCGGTTTTGGCACCGGCCTTAACTTTTTAAATACATGCCAGCACTTTACTGACCACCTTGCACGCCAACAAGTTCAAAAGCAACTAGACTATGGTGTAAAACGGCTACACTTTATTGCCTTTGAAAAACACCCATTGAGTATAAGCGACTTAAGCAAAATATTAAAAGTATGGCCTGAACTTAATTTATTAAGTGAGCAACTTATCAGCCAGTATCCCATTAATTTAGCAGGCTGCCATCGGCTTGAATTTAATAATGGGACAATAGTGCTCGACCTATATTTTGGTGATGCACTGGAATCGATTAAAACAATGAGCTATCCGCGCTCCGGCATAGTAGACGCTTGGTTTTTAGATGGTTTTGCACCGAGTAAAAACCCTGACATGTGGCAGCAAAGCCTGTTTGATACCATGGTTAACATTTCAAAAATAGGAGCTACCCTTGCTACCTTTACCGCTGCTGGCTTTGTTCGCCGTGGGTTAACCGATGCAGGCTTTACCATGCAAAAAGTTAAAGGGTTCGCGCACAAACGTAGCATGCTAATTGGCACATTAAAACACACTAACGATACACAATCAGCGCCAAGTTATTTTAATCACGATGTTAGCCCGCTTACTAATGTGGCGGTAATTGGTGGTGGTATTGCCAGTAGCTGTATTTTATACAGCCTAGCTAAGCGAGGTATTAGCAGCCAATTATTTTGCCAAGATGCTGCACCCGCTATGGGGGCATCGCACAACGTGCAAGGAGCGGTATACCCTCATTTACAAGCAAAAAACTCTCCACACAGCGAGTTATTTGCGCATAGCTTTTTATATGCCAAACGGCTTTATAAACAATTACTCAATGATGGTTTTAGTTTTGATCATAGCTGGTGCGGCGTATTGCAGCATGCAGTAAAACAGCCACTCACTGATCGCCATGAAAATTTAGCCCAGCAGCAATTATGGCCACAAACATTAATGCGTAACGTAACCGCAGAGCAAGGAGATACTATAGCCGGCGTTACTACTGGTTATTCTGGCGTATATTTTGAACAAGGTGGCTGGGTAAATCCACCACAACTAGTTAATGCTATGCTGAGCGCCGCCCATTGTTTATCGCCTTATGAAAGTACTTTTAACTGCCATATAGAACAATTAGAAAAAACCAGCAACGGCTGGCTACTTTTTAGTAACGGCAAACAGTTTGGCCCCTTTAGCGATGTAATTATATGTGCAGGTGAGCACAGCGATGCATTTGCACAAACCAAAGTATTACCAATCGTTGGTGTACGCGGACAAGTATCGCATGTGCAATCAAGTGAGCAATCAACTAAACTAAAAACGGTGCTGTGCCATAAAGGCTATTTTACACCCGCTTATTTAGATCATCATTGCATGGGCGCAACGTTTGAAAAAAACACCAAAAGCCGACAAGTAACTGAGCAAGACAACCTTAGTAATCGCGAGCAATTACTCAACTTTTACGGCCACTGTAATTTTGCAACTAGCTTAGGCAATATAACCGCAGCAAAAGCCGCAGTGCGTTGTAGTTTTATTGATCACTTACCTATGGCAGGAGAGTGGGTAGAGCAAAGCGATTACCTAACTGCCTTTGCTAATTTACGTTTAGGTAAACGCTATCAGTACCAAGCCCTAAGTAAAAAACAACAAGGGCTACATATTTTCACCGGCTTTGGTGCACGTGCTTTATGCAGTGCGCCACTTTGCAGTGAACACTTAATTAGCAGTTTAAACAACGAGCCGCGCCCGCTCAGCGAGCGTGTAAGCCAAGCTATTCACCCTGCTCGTTTTATAGTGCGTGATTTAATTCGTAATAAAATTTAA
- a CDS encoding NAD(P)-binding oxidoreductase → MSKTLIIGASGQIGKMTTELLLQHEHNVIALVRNKNKLSDLNSVHLTIIEQDLESDFSDVVKDCEQVIFVAGSGGGTGADKTLLIDLWAATKAINFSKEHGVKHFIMVSSLGADDPDAIQSDLKPYLVAKHMADRYLINSGLSYTIVRPGALTNEAASMLISTTRPSDRSNAKISRENVAHVLFNIAQNQCNSSCIFELFDGDSPIKAAVK, encoded by the coding sequence ATGAGTAAAACCTTAATTATTGGCGCAAGCGGGCAAATTGGTAAAATGACTACCGAGTTATTACTCCAGCATGAGCATAATGTAATCGCTTTAGTGCGCAATAAAAATAAACTAAGTGATTTAAATAGCGTACATTTAACTATTATCGAACAAGATTTAGAAAGCGATTTTAGTGACGTAGTAAAAGACTGTGAGCAAGTTATATTTGTTGCTGGCTCAGGCGGCGGTACAGGTGCTGATAAAACCTTATTAATTGATCTGTGGGCTGCTACTAAGGCAATTAACTTTTCAAAAGAGCACGGGGTTAAACACTTTATTATGGTGAGCTCGTTAGGTGCTGACGATCCTGATGCAATTCAAAGTGATCTAAAACCTTACCTAGTAGCTAAACACATGGCAGACAGATACCTAATAAATAGCGGCCTTAGTTATACCATTGTACGACCGGGTGCATTAACCAACGAAGCTGCATCAATGCTTATCAGCACAACACGACCAAGCGATCGTTCAAATGCAAAAATAAGCAGAGAAAACGTTGCTCATGTTTTATTTAACATTGCGCAAAACCAATGTAATAGCAGTTGTATTTTTGAGCTTTTTGATGGCGACAGCCCTATTAAAGCTGCGGTAAAATAA
- a CDS encoding sulfite exporter TauE/SafE family protein, translating into MDLLATEFVTPCIALLLIVLAGFTSFVSAAFGAGGGLMLLVVMASIMPMTVVVPVHGLVQLGSNANRLVLSIKHIDKSMFIYFTLGGLVGAGISSTVVNDIQLDGMKLAVAVFVVYLLWGKTPKFKNDSKLGRLVAGLITAFISMFVGASGPLVASYLHINNYDKLKFTATFSSIMTLQHVLKAFVYTVIGFSFWQWLPLVIGMIASGALGTWLGIYLLKRMPTARFKAIFKVILTLMACQLAWQGISEILL; encoded by the coding sequence ATGGATTTATTGGCTACAGAGTTTGTTACTCCCTGTATAGCGCTGTTACTTATTGTACTTGCAGGCTTTACATCGTTTGTATCTGCCGCGTTTGGTGCCGGTGGCGGGCTGATGTTATTAGTTGTTATGGCATCAATTATGCCAATGACGGTCGTGGTGCCAGTGCATGGCTTAGTACAATTAGGATCGAATGCAAATAGACTAGTGTTGAGCATTAAACATATAGATAAAAGTATGTTTATTTACTTTACGCTTGGTGGGTTGGTTGGCGCTGGCATCTCTAGCACTGTAGTTAATGATATTCAGTTAGATGGTATGAAGTTGGCGGTTGCGGTATTTGTGGTTTATTTATTGTGGGGTAAAACGCCTAAATTTAAAAACGACTCAAAGCTGGGGCGTTTAGTTGCGGGTTTAATAACGGCATTTATTTCTATGTTTGTTGGCGCAAGTGGACCGCTAGTAGCGAGTTATTTGCATATTAATAATTATGACAAATTAAAGTTCACTGCAACGTTTTCTAGCATTATGACCCTACAGCATGTGTTAAAGGCGTTTGTTTATACTGTTATTGGGTTTAGCTTTTGGCAATGGTTGCCATTGGTGATAGGTATGATTGCCAGTGGTGCGCTAGGCACCTGGTTAGGTATTTATTTACTTAAACGTATGCCTACAGCACGTTTTAAAGCTATTTTTAAGGTTATATTAACACTTATGGCTTGCCAATTGGCTTGGCAAGGCATAAGTGAAATATTGCTATAA
- the gltS gene encoding sodium/glutamate symporter, with protein MNIEISIIETLLVSLLILFAGYYLNSKIAFLKDNNIPEPVVGGIAFSIIAAILHVYFDINFQFDMTFKTPLMTMFFTTVGLGASFSLLIKGGPKVALFLGVATIYLLVQNALGISIAVATGMEPLMGLIGGSVTLSGGHGSGATYADLFINEYGMQSSVFELAMAAATLGLILGGLVGGPVSRRLINKYNLKADTSYHEERDDTVTFDPDDHDLVTPRKMMETLFVILLCMYLGRMGYDALKAIDVILPAFLIPLLFGVFITNLTEFSKIYKVSRACIDLWGTMALSMFLAMALMSLKIWELLSLAGPMIFMILVQAVMLMLFAYFITFRVMGKNYNAAIIAGGHCGFGLGATPTAVANMESLVSRYGPSPQAFLVVPLVGAFFIDITNALIIQLYLSFPFVSG; from the coding sequence ATGAATATTGAAATTTCTATTATAGAAACCTTGTTAGTTTCTTTGTTAATACTTTTTGCAGGCTATTATCTCAATAGCAAAATTGCTTTTCTTAAAGACAACAACATTCCTGAACCCGTTGTGGGTGGTATTGCCTTTTCTATTATTGCGGCCATTCTGCACGTTTACTTTGATATTAACTTTCAATTCGATATGACTTTTAAAACCCCATTAATGACCATGTTTTTTACCACTGTTGGTTTGGGTGCGAGTTTTAGCTTATTAATTAAAGGTGGCCCTAAAGTCGCGCTGTTTTTGGGCGTCGCAACAATTTATTTATTGGTGCAAAATGCCTTAGGTATATCTATTGCGGTAGCAACCGGTATGGAGCCTTTAATGGGGTTAATTGGCGGCTCTGTAACACTCTCTGGTGGCCATGGTAGTGGTGCTACGTACGCTGATTTGTTTATTAATGAATATGGTATGCAAAGCAGCGTATTTGAACTGGCAATGGCAGCCGCTACGCTTGGGCTTATTCTTGGTGGCTTAGTTGGCGGCCCAGTCAGCAGGCGCCTCATTAATAAATACAACTTAAAAGCAGACACTTCATACCATGAAGAGCGCGATGACACAGTTACCTTCGACCCAGATGATCACGACCTAGTAACACCGCGTAAAATGATGGAAACCTTGTTTGTTATATTATTATGTATGTACTTAGGCCGCATGGGCTACGACGCATTAAAAGCAATTGACGTTATTTTACCAGCATTTTTAATCCCATTATTATTTGGTGTTTTTATTACTAACCTTACTGAATTTTCTAAAATTTATAAGGTAAGCCGCGCCTGTATAGACTTATGGGGCACCATGGCGCTATCAATGTTTTTAGCCATGGCTTTAATGTCGTTAAAAATATGGGAGCTGCTGAGCTTAGCCGGCCCAATGATATTTATGATTTTAGTACAAGCCGTTATGCTAATGCTGTTTGCTTACTTTATTACCTTTAGAGTAATGGGTAAAAACTACAACGCCGCAATAATAGCGGGCGGTCATTGTGGTTTTGGTTTAGGCGCAACGCCTACCGCAGTTGCAAATATGGAATCTTTAGTATCTCGTTACGGCCCCTCACCACAGGCATTTTTAGTAGTACCTTTAGTCGGCGCATTCTTCATTGATATTACCAACGCACTCATTATACAGCTGTATTTAAGCTTTCCTTTTGTTAGCGGTTAA
- a CDS encoding ATP-binding protein codes for MFAGRINEINTFEHGLHQTRNGSPTHFLITGERGIGKSSLLMLYKPLADGSIATEYGNMNFVTINTSISPRTNLNTFIKIIDKGLKRELGKIESVRSFLNETWSFVQRIKIMDSGIEKNSVAEEPDLIIDDLAYSLAETCNRITNPEKGEQAKDGIVFFIDEADAASPELHLGYFIKIVTEMLQQHNCTNVMFVIAGLPEVIGKLSDSHESSLRIFHHLKVKELLKEDRYYVIEQGMSEGNRVNQDLTTISDEAKSRISTLSEGYPHFIQQFAYSAFDINDDGEISEHDVLAGAFNEGGALDSIGRRYYASQYHEQIKSDEYRDVLAIMAESLSAWVKKSEIRQKFTGSDQTLTDALKALTNRKIILKNPSKLGEYRLQQRGFALWIKMFGNRDK; via the coding sequence ATGTTTGCAGGGCGTATAAATGAAATTAACACTTTTGAGCATGGCTTACACCAAACTAGAAATGGTAGTCCAACTCACTTTTTAATTACAGGTGAGCGAGGCATTGGAAAGTCATCTCTTTTGATGCTCTATAAACCTCTTGCTGATGGAAGTATTGCTACTGAGTATGGCAATATGAATTTTGTAACCATCAATACTTCAATATCCCCTCGAACAAACTTAAATACTTTCATAAAAATTATTGATAAAGGTTTGAAGCGTGAATTGGGCAAAATAGAATCTGTGCGCTCTTTCTTAAATGAAACATGGAGCTTTGTTCAACGCATTAAAATTATGGATTCAGGAATTGAGAAAAATTCTGTAGCTGAAGAACCTGACCTAATAATTGATGATTTGGCATACTCTTTAGCTGAAACTTGTAATAGAATTACAAACCCAGAAAAGGGTGAACAAGCCAAAGACGGTATTGTATTTTTCATTGACGAAGCTGACGCAGCTTCACCAGAATTACATCTTGGTTACTTCATTAAAATAGTTACTGAGATGCTACAACAACATAACTGTACTAACGTCATGTTTGTGATAGCGGGTTTGCCTGAGGTAATTGGGAAGTTATCAGATTCTCATGAGTCTTCGCTACGTATTTTTCATCATTTAAAAGTAAAAGAACTACTTAAAGAAGACAGATATTATGTTATCGAACAAGGAATGAGTGAAGGTAATAGAGTGAATCAGGATTTAACTACCATATCTGATGAAGCTAAATCTAGAATATCCACTTTATCTGAAGGTTATCCCCACTTTATTCAACAATTTGCGTATTCAGCATTTGATATTAACGATGATGGTGAAATATCTGAACATGATGTACTAGCTGGAGCATTTAATGAAGGCGGAGCTTTAGATTCAATTGGGCGACGTTACTATGCATCTCAATATCATGAGCAAATAAAATCAGACGAATATAGAGATGTTCTCGCAATTATGGCTGAAAGTTTAAGTGCTTGGGTCAAAAAAAGTGAAATAAGACAAAAGTTTACCGGTAGTGATCAAACTTTAACTGACGCCTTAAAAGCTCTTACTAACCGAAAGATTATTCTAAAAAACCCATCAAAACTTGGGGAATACCGTCTTCAGCAGCGTGGTTTTGCTCTTTGGATAAAGATGTTTGGAAATAGAGACAAATAA
- a CDS encoding DUF342 domain-containing protein: MSVFSFNQQTGYLSLLKHPIDSGFIATTTQLITLIEQSQYCDFEIIAVNISKLFAQSKNYQSESLIVAHAINAAITINIDDKNMVAEATIKTAKGGVLLSMQDAQKALFDAGISKGISPQALDNFLGQQFEHPAGSEYSAIIAHGRNPKKGLDAKFVRLCSTAQDRVLSPQAKEGGKVDMKNLGAIITVKPGTPLMQRVAATLGEDGYTVFGDIILAKPGKEHQLQPFEGTKIDPNNPNILIADCKGVPVALPRGMRVDDVLCFDNVDVSTGHINFTGSVIISGDIKDGMHVKANGDITVLGFVESGTIHSKGAVTIMLGAIGRKREVDEAFSCHIIAQRTICVGYAQYCHIETAQDLFIERQALHCDLRAKRLIRVGKANNPRGKIIGGNILDALRLETGELGAPAGTKTKVFLAQHWFELREKQTEIFDFEKLLADKSAVLKNARIKANKIPAPAQRQLYLDKIKLNEQHIQTRTAQLQRQKQLIKHKIMQLLATSHLKVNDLMHPGVELKIAKDTKQFSRIYPPHLVKLSEGKITQTF, translated from the coding sequence ATGTCGGTTTTCTCATTTAATCAACAAACAGGGTACTTGTCTTTATTAAAGCATCCTATAGACAGTGGTTTTATAGCAACAACAACACAGTTAATAACATTGATAGAGCAATCTCAGTATTGTGACTTTGAGATTATAGCTGTCAATATTAGTAAGCTATTTGCGCAAAGTAAAAATTATCAAAGCGAATCGTTAATTGTTGCACACGCAATTAATGCCGCTATTACTATTAATATTGATGACAAAAATATGGTAGCCGAAGCAACGATTAAAACGGCAAAAGGTGGTGTATTGCTATCAATGCAAGACGCACAAAAAGCACTTTTTGATGCTGGTATTAGTAAGGGCATAAGCCCACAAGCCTTAGATAACTTTTTAGGACAGCAATTTGAGCACCCAGCAGGAAGCGAATATTCTGCAATTATTGCGCATGGCCGTAACCCTAAAAAAGGCCTTGACGCCAAATTTGTACGTTTGTGTTCAACCGCACAAGATCGCGTACTTAGCCCGCAAGCTAAGGAAGGCGGTAAAGTTGATATGAAAAATTTAGGGGCAATTATTACGGTAAAACCAGGCACGCCACTTATGCAGCGAGTTGCGGCTACTTTAGGTGAAGATGGTTATACTGTATTTGGCGATATTATTTTAGCAAAGCCCGGAAAAGAGCATCAATTGCAGCCCTTTGAGGGAACCAAAATAGATCCTAATAACCCAAATATATTAATAGCTGATTGCAAAGGCGTACCAGTTGCCCTCCCCCGTGGAATGCGTGTGGATGACGTGTTATGTTTTGATAACGTAGATGTAAGCACCGGCCATATTAACTTTACCGGTAGCGTAATTATTAGTGGTGATATTAAAGATGGTATGCATGTTAAAGCGAATGGCGACATTACTGTTTTAGGCTTTGTAGAATCAGGAACAATACACAGTAAAGGTGCAGTAACCATTATGCTAGGTGCCATTGGCCGAAAGCGCGAAGTTGATGAAGCATTTAGTTGCCACATAATTGCTCAGCGGACTATTTGCGTTGGATATGCGCAGTATTGCCACATAGAAACAGCGCAAGATCTCTTTATTGAACGCCAGGCTTTACATTGTGATTTACGCGCTAAGCGATTAATTAGAGTAGGAAAAGCGAACAATCCGCGCGGTAAAATAATTGGCGGTAATATATTAGATGCACTGCGTCTTGAAACTGGTGAGCTGGGTGCGCCCGCAGGAACTAAAACCAAGGTGTTTTTAGCACAACATTGGTTTGAACTGAGAGAAAAGCAAACTGAAATTTTTGACTTTGAAAAGCTGCTTGCTGATAAATCTGCTGTGCTAAAAAATGCGCGAATTAAGGCCAACAAAATCCCAGCGCCGGCACAACGTCAACTATATTTAGATAAAATAAAACTTAACGAGCAGCATATACAAACACGTACTGCCCAGTTACAACGTCAAAAACAGCTTATTAAGCATAAAATAATGCAACTATTGGCCACCAGCCACTTAAAAGTTAACGATTTAATGCATCCGGGTGTGGAGCTTAAAATAGCAAAAGACACTAAGCAGTTTTCGCGTATTTATCCGCCCCATTTAGTCAAGCTAAGCGAAGGTAAAATTACTCAGACGTTTTAG
- the rnt gene encoding ribonuclease T, whose translation MANTEQTLFAKRFRGFFPVVIDVETGGFNKDTDALLEIAVSVLKMDDEGLLSIDHTVHFHVEPFADANIEQAAIEFNGIDPFSALRGAVPEEHAIKEICKVVRKAQKAAGCQRSVVVAHNAAFDHGFLNAAIERNNIKRTPFHPFVSFDTTSLAGLALGQTVLAKACRAAGIEFDNSQAHSALYDTERTAELYCLIVNRWQQLGGWPLAPLENTDTELQVDDIDSDDAKTSE comes from the coding sequence ATGGCAAATACTGAGCAAACACTTTTCGCAAAACGCTTTCGCGGCTTTTTTCCAGTGGTAATTGATGTTGAAACTGGCGGGTTTAATAAAGATACCGACGCTTTATTAGAAATTGCAGTATCTGTTTTAAAAATGGATGATGAAGGATTGCTTAGCATAGATCACACGGTGCACTTTCATGTAGAACCGTTTGCAGACGCTAACATTGAACAAGCGGCCATTGAGTTCAATGGTATTGATCCATTTTCAGCACTGCGCGGTGCCGTGCCTGAAGAGCATGCAATTAAAGAAATTTGCAAAGTTGTGCGCAAAGCGCAAAAAGCAGCCGGCTGCCAACGTTCAGTTGTGGTTGCGCATAATGCAGCATTCGATCATGGTTTTTTAAATGCAGCAATAGAGCGCAATAATATAAAGCGCACGCCGTTCCATCCATTTGTAAGTTTTGATACTACATCGTTAGCAGGGCTTGCTTTAGGGCAAACTGTACTTGCCAAAGCATGTAGAGCAGCGGGTATTGAATTTGATAATAGCCAAGCACACTCAGCACTTTACGATACAGAGCGTACCGCTGAGCTTTATTGTTTAATAGTGAATCGCTGGCAACAACTAGGCGGTTGGCCACTAGCGCCATTAGAAAACACCGATACTGAGTTACAAGTAGATGATATTGACAGCGATGATGCTAAAACGTCTGAGTAA
- a CDS encoding flagellar protein MotY has product MKFKLLFISLGITSALCSYSSYGAMRQYIADQDNSNWQVVKTSRLQCQLNHEVPYYGEAIFNVNASKNKDLTFNLDMVVRPDNYAIAGLKAVPPAWRAGTPVRDIADMKLLKKFDGELGNKTAWEMLTELEKGNQPTFYYQDWQNSADKIAVGMSGVNFKQAYWAFLQCRDELLPYSFEDISFTVMNYQSNSSKLTKSSQQRLDKIAEYLKNDPSIESINIASYTDSYGGRWNNLDLSKTRAKAIKDYMISLGVDETKVHTDGLGEKRFVDTNDTILGRNKNRRLVIQIAKI; this is encoded by the coding sequence ATGAAGTTTAAGTTGTTATTTATTAGCCTTGGTATTACCAGCGCACTTTGCAGTTATAGCAGCTATGGTGCTATGCGCCAATACATTGCCGATCAAGACAACTCTAATTGGCAAGTAGTTAAAACCTCTCGTTTACAATGCCAGTTAAATCATGAAGTTCCATATTATGGCGAAGCCATATTTAATGTTAATGCAAGTAAAAACAAAGACCTTACTTTTAATTTAGATATGGTTGTGCGCCCTGATAATTACGCTATTGCGGGCTTAAAAGCAGTGCCACCAGCATGGCGAGCCGGTACGCCAGTTCGCGATATAGCTGACATGAAGTTACTTAAAAAGTTTGACGGCGAACTGGGTAATAAAACCGCATGGGAAATGCTCACCGAACTTGAAAAAGGTAATCAGCCTACTTTTTATTATCAAGACTGGCAAAATAGTGCCGATAAAATTGCCGTAGGCATGTCGGGGGTTAATTTTAAACAAGCCTATTGGGCCTTTTTACAATGCCGCGATGAATTACTGCCATATAGCTTTGAAGATATTTCGTTTACGGTAATGAACTATCAGTCTAACAGCAGTAAATTAACTAAATCTTCGCAGCAACGTTTAGATAAAATTGCTGAATACTTAAAAAATGATCCAAGTATTGAGTCAATTAATATAGCGTCTTATACCGATAGCTATGGCGGTCGATGGAATAACCTAGACCTTTCTAAAACACGCGCTAAAGCAATTAAAGATTATATGATTAGTTTAGGTGTTGATGAAACTAAAGTGCATACCGATGGGTTAGGTGAAAAACGTTTTGTAGACACTAACGATACTATTTTAGGGCGTAACAAAAACCGTAGATTAGTAATTCAAATAGCGAAAATATGA